A DNA window from Campylobacter concisus contains the following coding sequences:
- a CDS encoding DUF2829 domain-containing protein, whose translation MQKYIGMKEIKAMPMNRGEYNKLRGWEVPTDENPNDEGYLIEYADSKKNHPNFDGYISWSPKNLFEAAYQNISDGFDFGSAIHFLKQGKKVARKGWNGKGIFLFLVEVSKFIANCEPLLSIFGEGEEIDCCPHIDMKTADDKIVPWLASQTDVLATDWVLVE comes from the coding sequence ATGCAAAAGTACATAGGAATGAAAGAGATTAAAGCGATGCCAATGAATCGTGGAGAATACAACAAGCTACGTGGTTGGGAAGTGCCTACGGATGAAAATCCAAATGATGAGGGCTATCTCATAGAGTATGCTGATAGCAAGAAAAATCATCCAAATTTTGACGGCTACATCTCGTGGTCGCCTAAAAACCTTTTTGAAGCTGCCTATCAAAATATCTCTGACGGGTTTGATTTTGGCTCCGCAATACATTTTTTAAAACAGGGTAAAAAGGTAGCTCGCAAAGGTTGGAATGGTAAAGGGATATTTTTATTTTTAGTCGAAGTATCTAAATTTATAGCAAATTGCGAACCACTTTTATCTATCTTTGGTGAGGGGGAGGAGATTGATTGCTGCCCTCACATCGATATGAAGACGGCTGATGATAAGATCGTGCCGTGGCTTGCTAGCCAAACGGATGTTCTTGCTACTGACTGGGTGCTAGTAGAATGA